Within Metabacillus sp. KUDC1714, the genomic segment ATCTCCTATAAATTAAGATAGCCTCCTAAAATCTTTACACCCTCATTGAGTATGCTTTTGACATTATGAAGTTAAATTGTTACATATAAACTTAACCACTTTAATATGTATCTCTTTACTATTCAAACAAGAGACAATCGTTTCCTGCTTGAAAAATTATCAATTTCTGAACCCAATTTGATTTTTTTCGACTCATTTCCCACCCTGCTTCTTTCCGATTAAAGAGAAATAGCCCCTCATTCAAAGAAATTATTTGAATGAGGGGCTTTTACCATTAAGCATTTACCCAGTAATATCACGTTTTCTATATCCAATAAACCCAATAATCATTAAGACGATGGCAATACAGGTTAATAGGGTCACCTTTAATACGTTCATCTCTTCTACTGGAAGTTGAGGGATTTGGCCAAATGGTGATAGATTTCCCATCCAGTCAGGAAATTGTAGCAATCTGCCTAAGTAAACCACAAGGAATGAATATCCTAAATACAGCCAGATAAATCCTGTGAATTGTGGGAATAATCCAATAAGCAGTACGGCCATACCAATCATCAACCACATAGCTGGTAAATAAACCATGGCTGCTTCAAACATGATATTAAAGGAAATAGGTTCTTCCATCACAGAGGCTGCAGCTGACCACAAGCCAACTAACGCAAGAAATAACATGACTAACCCAAAGACCATCGAAAGGAAAAGATAGCTCCCAATTACTTTTGAACGTGATACCGCACGAGAAAGTAAATGTTCGATCCGGCTCTTTTTCTCCTCCGCTTTTAGCTTTAATATAAACATTAACGCAGGTATCGTACAGATCATCGAAATGACGGACATTAGCATCGATAAAAATTGTTCAGTTAAAGTTAACCCATTTTCAGGTGTTAATAAATTCGTCAGCATTTCATTATTAGAAAAAAATGATTCTAAATCACCAAAAACTGATCCATAGGATGCTCCTAATACATACATCCCGATGGCCCAAGAAATGATCCCAGTTCTTTGAAGTCTAAAAGCAAGACCAAACGGACTTTGCAAAAAACGTGATGCATGTTTTCGGCCTGGCTTTGCTGGCAAAAAGCCTGAATCTAAATCTCGGATCGTATTTAAATAGAGGGCAACACATACTAGAACAAACGAAGCTCCAACTGTTAAAATAATTGGCCACCACAGGTTATTCACATATACTTCGGTCCCTAAAATCCACCCA encodes:
- a CDS encoding ABC transporter permease; the encoded protein is MWKQLYSQTGRMVWFILRRDRLRIPIWLLALSFLTIITASAFTDLYKSAQERQAIAETMRNPAMTAMVGPGYGLDDYTAGPMMAHQMLLFTAIVVAIMSILLVARHTRADEEEGRIELIRSLPVGKLSNASATVLVLFCINVLLALFIGFGLYSLQIESMDLEGSLLYGSALGATGIFFTAVTLLFAQLSENARGTIGLSFTVLMAAYLLRAIGDVSNEILSWFSPLGWILGTEVYVNNLWWPIILTVGASFVLVCVALYLNTIRDLDSGFLPAKPGRKHASRFLQSPFGLAFRLQRTGIISWAIGMYVLGASYGSVFGDLESFFSNNEMLTNLLTPENGLTLTEQFLSMLMSVISMICTIPALMFILKLKAEEKKSRIEHLLSRAVSRSKVIGSYLFLSMVFGLVMLFLALVGLWSAAASVMEEPISFNIMFEAAMVYLPAMWLMIGMAVLLIGLFPQFTGFIWLYLGYSFLVVYLGRLLQFPDWMGNLSPFGQIPQLPVEEMNVLKVTLLTCIAIVLMIIGFIGYRKRDITG